In Pan paniscus chromosome 15, NHGRI_mPanPan1-v2.0_pri, whole genome shotgun sequence, the sequence TGGGAACTTTGAGGTGCTATTGCAAGGGGAGGTCCTCCACGTCTATCCAGCCCAACCTGGTCATTTTACACACGGAGGCAAAGGCCCAGAGAGATCACAGAGCTTACCCAAAATGGTATAGTCAGCTAGTCGATCTGGGTCCAGAACATGGGCTCCAGCCCTCATCACACCATGCTACCTCCTGTGCTAAGTGTCTCCCCAGGGTGGGAAGCAGGGGTATGAAATGCCCCTTGCTAGAAACTTGCAGAGTTGAGAAGATGTACGGCCGAGAGTCCTTGCAGTTCTGGATGCCTTCTGCCCTGGTGGCCTGCATCTTGCCAGTCTCCTTCAGGGGCTGCCAGGTGAAAGAGAAATTGGGCAGTTTCTCTTTCAGCTTAATAGATAGAACCCAGGGTGGGGAAAAGGAGAGTAGCCacagaaggggaaaaaagtaaCACCTGATACTTTTGACTGCTCCTGTAAGTCATTGCTTTGCAACAGCCCAGTGAGGCAGCCTTGTTAACCGCACTTTTTTGCatttgaagaaactgaagcacaagaGGTTTGAAGCCATTTTAGTAATCTACTGTGGAGCAGTTTATAGGAGGATTGGGATTAGATatgattgttttctatttatggATATAATGTAGAAGTTTTGGCAAAGAGCATTGTTTTCCTCTAGGgaaaaagaattaatgaaatgaaagatGTCTGTAATGCTTCTTCAGTGAATTAAGTGTTTGAAAGTTTGAGGTTATTGTAATGTCACTGAATGTGATATATACTTAATCCAGGCACCAGAAAGtataagacataaaaatatgCTGCTATAGGACCTACATTATGAAAATGGGTTTGTTAATTGAAAATAGATTTTTCACATGCACTTTTGGTATAGATAACACAATTCTTATTTCACATTTGGCTGAAGAGCCGCATTGATGCAGACAAGGGCAAATTCTTGCTGGGATTACCACTAGTAGCATGGATTTGCTTTAACCATTAAGAGTAGAATTCTTAACTCTTGTCATCAAGTCTTAGCAATATATAGGTGCAGAGGTAAGAGGAGGAATAAGGAAGGTTTGGCAAGTGAGAGGAAGCATGGAGGGATGTGGGTTGGAAGAGGTGGGCAGAGCCCAGGTCTTACTGAATCTTAAATTCATGGCAAGACATTCAGGAATAATTCTGAATGTGATGGGAAACCATTGGAGTGGTGTGCTCAGATTTATGTTTCATGTTTCCTAAGATTACTTACCATGTGGAGATACCGAGAATTCACCTCTTTCTTAGGATGAAGGCATAATCGATACAGAGATCATTATGATCAGTTGTGTGCCTGACTGTTAAAGGTtattttttcaattccagaatatGGTTGAGCCCCTTATACCCACGAATTGCTGATGGAACCCACAAATCTGGAGAGTCGCCAACACATTTTAAAGCTGATCTCATCAGTTACTTGATGGCTTATAATGCCCCTTCTCTCAAGGAGTGGATAGATGTCATTCACAAGCACGATCTCTCTGAAACGAAGTATGTATCAACTTATCAATTTGGGGTGCTTATGATAGGTTTATACCTTGGGAGCCTCATGAGGTCTGGCATGCAGGGGCCTGGAAAGAGGTGGGGTGAAATCTAGCCAAGCTTCAGGACGTGATGAGGGGATGAGCAGATTCTATCACATCTGTATCTTGTGGTTCTCAGGCATTAAAGTGACAGCCAGTGAATCCTCATGTTTACCTTAGCCTCCCACTGGGGTACTCTCACAATTATTGGGTTCTTTGTCTGGTACTTTACATCTTGTAGGCGTTCCATCATTAGTTGATTTGCTTGAAAATGAATTTGAGAGTCAATTCAAGAAAATGGATTGGCTCTTAGATCATTTCTTGATTATATtagttttcatgtgtattttgtcattttttttttttttggtgcccaAAGCACATCACTATGTTTTATAActtgtgtttttgtctttttagtgttTATCTTATTGGTTCAACCCCAGGACGCTTTCAAGGAAGTCAAAAAGATAATTGGGGACATTTTAGACTTAAGAAGGTAACATAACTTttactattttaacattttttaaaaatttaatgtatattctctttttaaaaataattatatattttgatgcAGCTTCACAATATTTCTGCACAATTCTGGGCAAATAGATACTTGATAAATTGATAATTATAATTCTTAGTAATTActgctttttaatgtgttttgcCTCTTTTATAGCTGTAGGCTGTTAATGGCATAAATATATAGaccttttctagtttttatattgtAATAAAGATAGAGGCTTCCTATTTATACACATATTGTAGCTTTGATTATAGCTTTTGATTGTTCAGCATATCAAGTTTTAAGATATAAATtcaacaaacagaaaatgttGAGTAAAGACTACAACTGAGctataatatattttgattattaaacCAGTGCCcttaagaaaacaaattcaaaaataatacttGCTGCTGATATGAAAATGCACAAAGAAAGGTCATAAAATAAGTTGAAGATTAAagtttttttcatctctttttagGTGGTTTAACTGACCTTAATAAAttccctggccaggtgtggtggttcacgcctgtaatcccagcatcttgggaggctgagacgggcagatcacgaggttaggagttcaagaccagcctggccaacgtggtgaaaccccgtctctactaaaaatacaaaaattagccgggcatggtggcaggcacctgtaatcccagctactcgggaggctgaggcaggagaatcgcttgaacccaggaggcggagattgcagtgagctgagaccacaccattgcactccaacctgggcaacagagcgagactccatctcaaaaaaataaataaattccctaAAGTGGCTTTCTTAAAAGCCTTAACCTCTTATTCCATAAACTATTTAAAGTGTAAGAATTTTCCCTTAGTTaatgaaactttttattttaatttccttttatgaaATGAGACCACAGCTTAAAGCAGGCAAGATCTTGAAGACATCTTTATGTCTTGGCCTAGAGAGGAAGTTCAGCACATTGGCCTGTGCCCAGCCTTGGAGGCAGATATCCATAGCTGGGTTCAAACCCTGTTTTGTTATCTACAAGCCATGTGACCTTGACTTGTTCCTTAACATACATCGGTTGTCATCTATAAAGTGGACATAATAATAGTACTTCCCTCCCgtgattgtgaggattaaatgaaatgatgaatgtaaaatagtacagggCACACGGTAAGTCTTCAGTGCACATACACAGCTATTTGTGGACGAATGTCTAATGGTTTAGATAGGCTAGATAATAGCACGTATTATGTGTGATCACCATCTGATACTGAAAGTTCAACTGTATGTTAAGAGTTTTCAAACCACTTTTTACACACAGTTGCTCATGTTGCACCATAGCTTTCTTCCAGGAAGGCCGGCCGGTGATTAGGTGCCTGTTTCCACTGAAGTGTAAATCTAAGCCAGAGGCTTGTCCAGGATAGGGTGGCCCTTCAGGGGCTGAGCACTGCGGTAGAAACTGGGTGTTGTAAGTTGTCGGTTCAGCTCTGTTTCCTACACCATGCTGTACCCAAGGTGGACATGGAAACTTTGGGCTTTTTGGGAAGTGTATGTGTAAGTATTAATGCCTAAGCTGTGttaaggaaaataatacatattaaattaaACAAAACGTCAGTCAGATGAGCTACAGTTTATTTTTCTGCTCTCTCCAGCCCTCTAGGTAGGCATTCAGTACATATTTAAGTGGATACagtttccaaatgttttcttaattGTTTCTGCAGCTTTGCATAATTATCAAAGCAGGAAATGCAGATCAGTCTTCTGCAGTGTATTAGCTggtatgtgtatgtaaatattcTCTTTTATGTTTAGACCATCACAGCTGCCTGAAGCTCAAGTGTTAAACTATGAATGTTAAGCCTCTTTCAAATGATAGGAGTCAAAATATGTAATCCTTCTAGGTATTGTTTAAGTGTTGGTAGCAAAAAACTCACTttgtttcctctgctctcacactacaacagtcaacacagaaaactgtgACCAAATATGTGTGGGGTTTTCCTCATACACTAAGCAggggacaccagctgggtgtcctctaattcactTCAATTCTTATGCTGTCTTCCTGGAGATGTATAAAGAAAGTGACGTTATAAAGAAAGTGATGGtataaaaaaaagtgattttttattCCAAAGCTGGCTTAGAGGAATAAGTACAGGCTTCCTGTCTTAAGGATACTGCTTTGCTCTTGGAGCAGAAAGTGGACACTTTTAAAAGGGGCCTAGCATGAATGGCACGCAGAGGAGGAAGCAAGCAGGTGgatacttccttactttctgccTTCTCTACCAGGCAGTCCATTTGGTCTCTTCCTGGGCAGAACTAGGTTGTAAAGATGGCTGAAACTCTCCAGGTGGGAGAGTTTCTTAGTGGGCATACTTTGGGTTGTAAATTTACTGCTGTCCCTCGAGGCAGTCCCCTGGTGGGAGAAAGTTCTGCTCTGGAGCTTCTAAGCACATAGATGAACTTGCCCTGTAGGGAGTGTCTGGTAAAGGAAAGGTAAAAGGTTATATTGTATTTCTAAAGGTCTAAGTAGGAAGTGGGGAAGGAGTTGGGGAGAACAGAGAAAAgtagggaaaaaataatttaaaaaatacatttttttaaaaagaaatatggggGTAGCCTCAGATCCCATAGATTGAGAGCTCcatcccacaagactgcccctcTCCCTCAGACACCAGTTGCAAGTctgggcctccagaacttctgactgACCAGCTTCAAGTTGAGGTTCCCATGACCCTCTCTTTGGGCTtcatttgctagagcagctcactgaactcagggaaacacttaacATTTACtgctttattataaaggatacggatgaagagatgcatagagcAAGGTATAGGGGAAGGGGCACAGAGCTTTCATGCCCTCTCTGGGTGCACCACCACTGTCCAGCAGCCTGCAGGTGTTCAGCTGTCGGAAAGCTCCCTAAaccctgtccttttgggtttttaatggaggcttcattacataggcatggttGATTACATCACTGGCCATTGCTGATCAGCTCAACCTTTAGCCCCTCCTATCCCTGGAGGTTGGGGGGTTGTGCCAAAAGTCCCAACCTTCTAATCATGCCTTGGTCTTTATcgtgaccagcccccatcctgaagttGCCTAGGGTCTGCCAGCCATCAGTCTCATTAACATACAGAAAGACATCACATTGGAGATCCCAAGGATTTTAGTAGTTGCATGCCAGGAAACAGGGATGAAGACCAAATACATGTTTCATAGTATCAAAGCTGCATTGAACACTTGTGatttcaagtaaaaaaaatctaatttcatATGACAAGTTGGTGGTTTATCTGAAATTTCTTCTGAAATGGGCCTTTTTAAACCTGTTTTTGCTTTTAGTACAAATCAAATAattttggaaaggagagcttCTGTCCATCTActccattaaaaatatgtttttagtatttaaaaaaaatttcccaaagaAGAAGTATGTATGTGTGGGTATGAAATTGATCACTagtattttcagcttttcttgttAATTAGGCTTTCCAAGAGCAGAAAACTGTTTTCAAATATTGCAGCATTTCTGTTAAGATTATTTGAGTCACTTTAACATTCACTTTTATTCTTTCCCAGCTTCTGAAAGACCATGCCTCATCCATGCCTAACGCAGAGTCCTGGCCTGTCGTAGGTCAGTTTTCAAGCATTGGCTCCTTGGGAGCCGATGAATCAAAGTGGTTATGTTCTGAGTTTGAAGAGAGCATGCTGACACTGGGGAAGGAAAGCAAGACTCCAGGAAAAAGCTCTGTTCCTCTTTACTTGGTGAGTTCTCGTCCTCATTGAGGTAATTTACTTTTATTCTCTACACAGGAGAAGAATTGAAAATTGGTCCTCTTTGTAATGGAGAGATGTTTTattctgtgattcttttttttttttttggcgtggCGGGGGCAGGGTGCGGAAAGAGCACTACATTAGCATCGTCATTTGTAATCAAGTTGCCTTTGCCTTAATATCCAGTGCTAAGAGCTTGCCGATTTGTTCAGGAACTCCATTGCAGACACAGACTGGCCTGTGATTTTTCTATCCTTTCTTTCAGGTTGTTGAACCaaggtagaaaatatttgatgTAGCATAGCCAGCAGAATTATGggcattttaattatttagagACCTgtgaattaataattaattttccaTTCAATGTTAACTtgaatttcaaaggaaaaaatactcCAATTGAAGTATAATTTGACATCAAATATGGTTCCTGTTGTTTAATTActagttcatttttttcataagatgagaacttttcaaaatttaaagcatattttctaatttaaaagtatttttaacagattttcattttcttaaaagctGATTATCATTCCTTTTCTTCAACATGGTACATTCCgagttttattgttttcctcttatttttagATCTATCCTTCTGTGGAAAATGTGCGGACCAGTTTAGAAGGATATCCTGGTAATTCTTGGGGAGACTGTCTTGGTtgtgttttatgtatatttcatGAATGTCCTGGTAAAGTTTTACTACTATTGGTTAGAAATTTGGAGATGGTTTTCACTTAACTATATAAGGATCATGAAAATAGGCAATATGAAGCTCTGCATTCCGCAGATGATACCCTTCAGTTTGGGTGTGTTATTAATCCTTACAGAGACCCTCTGCacaatagttttcatttttaccgGTAAGGTAAGCAGCAGGTTGGTTGTCCAGACAAGATAGCCAAATAAAATCAGCTTCCCCTTACTCTTCAATGCCTGTTCAGAGCTTATCCAACATAGCTTCCTCTCATCTCTGCATATCCTCCCTTGCTGTGTTTGAGGTACCATGTGGTCCTTTTAAATGCCTGCTATAGATAACATTTAAGGTccggaatttttaaaattttgcctttGGTGTAACTTTGTTGATATGTCTATTCTGTCAAGGGCGTCATCTGCAAATGCCTAAGATTTTTTGTAGGCATCTGTCAACTCTGTCCCTTTCCCTTATACTCATACCAGGCACTAAACCTTTATTTGGAATTCAGCAGCCCCGCTAGTTACTGTAATCAGGAGATGTTAACTGAAAACCCACATAGTGGTTGTCTCTGGAAAAAGCAAAGTCTAATTGGCATTTGCTGGTGGCTGAAAGCAGAATGTACTGAATTAAActaatttagtccatttattgCTTATCAGGCTCGATAAGAAAAATCTGCCAGAAAAATTTTGCTAGCGTTTGGAGTgtatttgcccttttttttttttttttttaatggcaaaaccaaaATTACTTCACCGAGACCCAGGGATACAGTGGTGGTTTTTCTTTGGTACTCTTTTTGTGCCTCTAATAGGCTAGATTCATTCAAAGTGTACTTTTAATGGGGGAACAACATGGTATTTTTAACAAAGTTGTTTTATAACTGGCTTTGAAACtgaatatttttagttatttgaagtTGAAGTCAGGACATGCCCTATTTGATATGTCAGAGATGTTTGGATATAGATCTCTTTGGGTGTAGATCAGTGTGGAGAAGTTCCAGCATGTGTGTGGAAAGTCGCTGATAATCCACTGTggagttttcttcattttaaaaatgagcaagcaTTGACTTCTAATTGTATTTCCACTTGGaactttctttattctctttgcaaGAATAAGGCTTTTAGAATTCCTTTTTTCAAACTGAACTGTTTACTGAACGTTTTGTTTTTTAgccattcttttctgtttgtcagAATCTGCTCAGCCAGTACAAAGTCTGTTTGGAAATAGTGTGTAAAGGTGAGGTAGAAGGGGCACTGACATCTTGTCCTAGATTTTCCTCCCCAAGTCCCACGGTCTTGGGCAAAACAGAGGCTGTCCAGCTGTGTCTTATTTGCATAAGGAGGATAGGATGGGCCAGGATTCTAACACTTCAGATCTGTGCAGTTATAGATGTTAAATTATCATCACCAAGTAAttcaattataattttttgttttcaaagtgtACTTTTAATGGGGAACAACGTGGTATTTTTAACAAAGCTGTTTTATAACTGGCTTTGAAACTGAGTGGTTTTAGTTATTTGCAGTTGAAGCTTTTGCAGGAAAAAGCTCTATTCTGCTTTACTTGGTGCGTTCTCGTCCTCAGTGAGgtaatttacttttattcttgACACAGGAGAAGAATTGTAAATAGTCCTTACATTCCTGATGGGagaaatctttttaatgtgttcatAATTCTTGCTCTGAATGTTGAATGGGTTTCTAAAAAGTGATTAGCGAGTTGTCATTAGTTTTCAGTATGTTTGTGTTACATGAGCCTTATTTAAAGGCATCCCATGACTGTACTTTGTAAAGTATATGATCATCACTTACTTTTGCTTATGTCTGGATGTTTATAAGATTTGCATAAAGTTAATACTGAAGGAAGGAAACCTCGTTAAGAGAACATATCTAATGCAACTATAgacattttctttcaaataactATTCTATAAGATGAAGTAATAGAAGTAGTTTTTTTCCTGTTACCTTCTTGCTGTTTATTGTAGATTTTCCTCTTAATGAGGGATCCtcaaattatatttcataatttttattgttttatttttattttaaaagctgggGGCTCTCTTCCCTATAGCATCCAGACAGCTGAAAAACAGAATTGGCTGCATTCCTATTTTCAGTAAGTAATTGGTTTAGACTGCTGCTATTGCTTCTTTAGGAATTAGAGTGTTATTTATGTcactggtttgtttttttttaaaaggaacttTATGTAATATAGCTATATTCTTTCATCTACATATGTTAgtgatagaaataatttaaaacaaggttttgaattttttttggaaTAGGTTTTTAATACCAAAGAGGAAAATTTATTGCTGTGAGGTTTCTATTTAAATATTGGCATGccaagaaagacaaataaaagatCATGTTGGGTAGTTTAGAATTTACATAAGCAGCATTTTAGTTcatttttccaaaatataaagTATCATTATTCTGTCTGTACCATCATACATGCAGCTGCAAGCTTGTTGAGGGCAGATTCTATGCCGCCGTTTCCTGAGGATACAGGACAGTATCTGGTGTGTTGTCAGAGTTCAGTAAATGCTGAGTGGACAAGTGAAGGGAATGTCCTTCACCCTCCTCCAGCCACAGCAGTTGCACAGCCTGCATATGCAAGGCCAGTCTGTTTCATGCTTGCCTCAACAGGTGTTTGCTGTGCTGGTTAGCCAGAAATGAAAGCTGAATTACTTTGAATTATAGCTTTCAACTGTAAGTCAGTATGTAATCCTAGAGCTTTTCTTTAGTGCTTTCTTGAGAGGTTTTTCCTTACAGAGGACATTTCTTTAAATTGAACTCAtttcaatattatattattaaattcaCTTGAATGAAGACAGTGATGGTACCTACCTAAACCTGATTCTGTTTTCACAGACCATCTGTTAATCTGGAGGGACCATCCTCTTATATTCATAAGTAAAGATTGTTGCTTCATGATATAGGTTCCCATAGAACCATAGTCTGCAATATTGGAAACCTAGAAACCAAACTCAGATTTGTGAATGTCAGCATTTGACTAAAGTATTTCTGCCCTCGCTTTTCAAcattcattttttcatatactgtttgtattttgccttttttgtattttgtttcattCAACAAGCTTTTGCTGAGCCTCTACTCATAACACACCGTGGAAGCATGATTCTTCCCTTTAAGGAGATCACAGTTCAGGCAggagacatatacacacatgctgtTAAAAGCACAACAGAAataatatgtatgcatgtatgtatgttcaTGGCAAAAATGGAAAGGCTATATGCTGAAAGGTTGCAATGCTTCTTGTGAAAAGTGGGAAGTTTATAATTCTAAAATGGGCATGCGTTACTTGAACGGAGTTTCATAAAATATCACGGGTCACAGAGTCGTGTAGCCACTGTTGATTTTTAGATAATAGGCTCTTTGTTTTCATGCAGTTTCCTAATATTAGGATTATGATCAATTTTATTTCGTAATTAGTAACTTTTATCTTTTCTGTCACTAGCAAATGGTCAGCTGAGACTTCTGGCCGCAGCAATGCCATGCCACATATTAAGACATATATGAGGCCTTCTCCAGACTTCAGTAAAATTGCTTGGTTCCTTGTCACAAGGTAAATAGTCCTTACATTCCTGATGGGagaaatctttttaatgtgttcatAATTCTTGCTCTGAATGTTGAATGGGTTTCTAAAAAGTGATTAGTGAGTTGTCATTAGTTTTCGGTATGTTTGTGTTACATAAGCCTTATTTAAAGGCATCCCATGACTAATCCCTTTGTAAAGTATATGATCATCACCTACTTTTGCTTATAAGTCTAGATGTTTATAAGATTTTCATAAAGTTAACATTTACTTCTGTTATTTAATACCTCAATAGGGGTTATGCAAATTGACATTTGGGGTAAGTACAGAAGAATaatgaaatgttaaaattaatatttttttcttaattagtttCTCCTTAGGTAATTGAAACCTGAAGCAATCAAATCTCTTATGTGTCCTTTTCTAAAACATCTTTAAggtgtaattcacataccataaaatctgCCCATTAAGTCTCTACTGTTTAATGGTTTAGGATAATCACAGAATTATGTAACCATTACCATAAtctaaatttagaatattttcatcaccctatAAGAAACCACCTACCTGTTGgcatttttgt encodes:
- the TDP1 gene encoding tyrosyl-DNA phosphodiesterase 1 isoform X5, yielding MMLLLYEEGLRVVIHTSNLIHADWHQKTQGIWLSPLYPRIADGTHKSGESPTHFKADLISYLMAYNAPSLKEWIDVIHKHDLSETNVYLIGSTPGRFQGSQKDNWGHFRLKKLLKDHASSMPNAESWPVVGQFSSIGSLGADESKWLCSEFEESMLTLGKESKTPGKSSVPLYLIYPSVENVRTSLEGYPAGGSLPYSIQTAEKQNWLHSYFHKWSAETSGRSNAMPHIKTYMRPSPDFSKIAWFLVTSANLSKAAWGALEKNGTQLMIRSYELGVLFLPSAFGLDSFKVKQKFFAGSQEPMATFPVPYDLPPELYGSKDRPWIWNIPYVKAPDTHGNMWVPS